One genomic window of Clostridioides sp. ES-S-0054-01 includes the following:
- a CDS encoding dihydroorotate dehydrogenase, producing MGNLSVKFGSVEFKNPVIMASGTFGFGKEYNEVYDIQKLGGISSKGLTLNKKPGNNGMRVHETPSGMMNSVGLENPGVQGFIDNELPFFSELDLVRIANVGGGTLEDYLLGVQMLNDKPIDIIELNISCPNVKAGGMAFGIKNEVAREVVHEVRNITKLPLVIKLSPNAEDIVGMAKVCEEEGADGVSLVNTFKAMAIDIKNRRPVFENVYAGLSGPAIKPIALRMVHEVCKNVNIPVMGMGGITKATDAIEFIMAGATCIQVGTANFMNPRIGLEIIDGINEFMDKEGIKSLEEIRGII from the coding sequence ATGGGTAATTTAAGTGTGAAATTTGGAAGTGTAGAATTTAAAAATCCAGTAATAATGGCGTCTGGAACTTTTGGATTTGGAAAAGAATATAATGAGGTTTATGATATACAAAAACTTGGTGGTATAAGCAGTAAAGGGCTTACTTTAAATAAAAAACCTGGCAACAATGGTATGAGAGTTCATGAGACACCATCTGGTATGATGAATAGTGTTGGGCTTGAAAACCCTGGAGTTCAAGGGTTTATAGATAATGAATTACCTTTTTTTAGTGAATTAGACTTGGTAAGAATAGCTAATGTTGGAGGTGGGACATTAGAAGACTACTTATTAGGGGTTCAAATGTTAAATGATAAACCTATAGACATTATTGAATTAAATATATCTTGCCCAAATGTCAAAGCTGGAGGAATGGCTTTTGGTATAAAAAATGAAGTGGCAAGAGAGGTGGTTCATGAGGTAAGAAACATAACGAAACTACCTTTAGTAATAAAACTATCACCTAATGCAGAAGACATTGTGGGAATGGCAAAAGTTTGTGAAGAAGAAGGTGCTGATGGAGTTTCTTTAGTTAATACTTTTAAAGCAATGGCAATTGATATAAAAAACAGAAGACCAGTATTTGAAAATGTATATGCTGGGTTATCTGGACCAGCTATAAAACCTATAGCTTTAAGAATGGTACATGAAGTGTGCAAAAACGTAAATATACCTGTAATGGGAATGGGTGGAATAACTAAAGCTACAGATGCTATAGAATTCATAATGGCAGGAGCTACTTGTATTCAAGTTGGGACTGCAAACTTTATGAATCCTAGAATTGGTCTTGAAATAATAGATGGAATTAATGAATTTATGGATAAAGAAGGAATAAAAAGTTTAGAGGAAATAAGGGGAATTATATAA
- a CDS encoding ketopantoate reductase family protein, translating to MQNQLNETQKKVIFFGVGAVGATFAEQFLNSKYDFKILCDRERKKRYLEDGFIINGKRYDFDYVTKDEYKQEADFIIIGLKYNNLRENIKELDGLVGKNTVVMSLLNGVDSEEIIGERFGIEKMVYSYVTNIDAKKINNNIIHTTNGIIVFGNKDNSEDRKTNIITKVFDSVNIEYVLSKDIQRDMWWKYMVNIGVNQTSAILGAPYGVFQSSEYLRELAKSAMREVVDIAQAKGIRLTEDDVETSLHRILEHSKEGRTSMLQDVEAHRLTEVDMFSKNICELGKQYSIPTPINQTFFYMIKVIESRF from the coding sequence ATGCAAAATCAATTGAATGAAACTCAGAAAAAGGTTATATTTTTTGGAGTAGGAGCTGTAGGGGCTACTTTTGCAGAACAATTTTTAAATTCCAAATATGATTTTAAAATTCTTTGCGACAGGGAAAGAAAGAAAAGATATTTAGAAGACGGATTTATAATAAATGGGAAAAGGTATGATTTTGATTATGTAACTAAGGATGAATATAAACAAGAGGCTGATTTTATAATTATAGGCTTAAAATATAATAATTTAAGAGAAAATATAAAAGAATTAGACGGACTAGTTGGAAAAAATACAGTAGTAATGTCTTTGTTAAATGGAGTTGATAGTGAAGAGATAATAGGAGAAAGATTTGGAATTGAAAAAATGGTATATTCATATGTTACCAATATAGATGCTAAGAAAATAAATAATAATATTATACATACTACTAATGGAATAATTGTATTTGGTAACAAAGATAACAGTGAAGATAGAAAAACTAATATAATAACTAAAGTCTTTGATAGTGTAAATATAGAGTATGTTTTATCAAAAGATATTCAACGAGATATGTGGTGGAAGTACATGGTTAATATTGGTGTAAATCAAACTTCAGCTATACTTGGTGCACCTTATGGAGTTTTTCAGAGCTCTGAGTATCTAAGAGAATTAGCAAAATCTGCGATGAGGGAAGTAGTTGATATAGCCCAAGCAAAAGGTATACGTCTTACAGAAGATGATGTAGAAACTTCGTTACATAGAATATTGGAACATTCAAAAGAAGGAAGAACATCAATGCTTCAAGACGTAGAAGCCCATAGACTCACAGAAGTAGATATGTTTTCTAAGAATATTTGCGAACTTGGAAAACAATATAGTATACCTACTCCTATAAATCAGACCTTTTTTTATATGATAAAAGTAATTGAAAGCAGATTTTAA
- the gluD gene encoding NAD-specific glutamate dehydrogenase gives MSGKDVNVFEMAQSQVKNACDKLGMEPAVYELLKEPMRVIEVSIPVKMDDGSIKTFKGFRSQHNDAVGPTKGGIRFHPNVSRDEVKALSIWMTFKCSVTGIPYGGGKGGIIVDPSTLSQGELERLSRGYIDGIYKLIGEKVDVPAPDVNTNGQIMSWMVDEYNKLTGQSSIGVLTGKPVEFGGSLGRTAATGFGVAVTAREAAAKLGIDMKKAKIAVQGIGNVGSYTVLNCEKLGGTVVAMAEWCKSEGSYAIYNENGLDGQAMLDYMKEHGNLLNFPGAKRISLEEFWASDVDIIIPAALENSITKEVAESIKAKLVCEAANGPTTPEADEVFAERGIVLTPDILTNAGGVTVSYFEWVQNLYGYYWSEEEVEQKEEVAMVKAFESIWKIKEEYNVTMREAAYMHSIKKVAEAMKLRGWY, from the coding sequence ATGTCAGGAAAAGATGTAAATGTCTTCGAGATGGCACAATCTCAAGTAAAAAATGCATGTGATAAATTAGGTATGGAACCAGCAGTCTATGAATTATTAAAAGAACCTATGAGAGTTATAGAAGTTTCAATTCCAGTAAAAATGGATGATGGTTCTATAAAAACTTTTAAAGGATTTAGATCACAACATAATGATGCAGTAGGGCCAACAAAAGGTGGAATAAGATTCCATCCAAATGTTTCAAGAGATGAAGTAAAAGCTTTATCTATATGGATGACTTTCAAATGTTCTGTAACAGGTATACCATATGGTGGAGGTAAAGGTGGAATCATAGTAGACCCATCAACTTTATCTCAAGGTGAATTAGAAAGATTAAGTAGAGGATACATAGATGGAATATATAAATTAATAGGTGAGAAAGTTGACGTTCCTGCACCAGACGTAAATACTAATGGACAAATAATGTCTTGGATGGTTGATGAGTATAATAAATTAACTGGACAAAGTTCTATAGGTGTTTTAACTGGTAAACCAGTTGAATTTGGTGGTTCTTTAGGAAGAACAGCTGCTACTGGATTTGGTGTTGCTGTTACTGCAAGAGAAGCTGCTGCTAAATTAGGAATAGATATGAAAAAAGCTAAAATAGCTGTTCAAGGTATAGGAAACGTTGGTTCTTACACAGTTCTTAACTGTGAAAAACTTGGTGGTACTGTTGTAGCTATGGCTGAATGGTGCAAATCAGAAGGTTCTTATGCTATATACAATGAAAATGGTTTAGATGGTCAAGCTATGTTAGATTATATGAAAGAACATGGTAACTTATTAAACTTCCCAGGAGCTAAGAGAATATCTTTAGAAGAGTTCTGGGCTTCAGATGTTGATATAATAATACCAGCTGCATTAGAAAACTCTATAACTAAAGAAGTTGCTGAATCTATAAAAGCTAAATTAGTTTGTGAAGCTGCCAATGGACCAACTACTCCAGAAGCTGATGAAGTATTTGCTGAAAGAGGAATAGTCCTTACTCCAGATATATTAACTAACGCTGGTGGAGTTACAGTTTCTTACTTCGAGTGGGTACAAAACTTATATGGATATTACTGGTCAGAAGAAGAGGTAGAGCAAAAAGAAGAAGTAGCTATGGTTAAAGCATTTGAATCTATTTGGAAAATTAAAGAAGAGTACAATGTTACAATGAGAGAAGCTGCTTACATGCATTCAATTAAGAAAGTTGCTGAAGCTATGAAATTAAGAGGATGGTACTAA
- a CDS encoding LysR family transcriptional regulator, with the protein MFEELKTFVAVVEYKNFTKAGEYLNLSQPSVSKHIKNLENYFKVVLINRSIKQKTIFITESGQILYKRAKEILNLLNITYHDVSQVSDAITGHLKIGASLTIGEYILPNFLALFSQKYPDIDVEIFIENTSIVSSHVKDYILDIGLIEGTCSSPSFIQEYFFEDKMVLALPYNSPLLKDFSFDKLQDQKWIVREDGSGTRDYLDMFLSVKEIIPKSMMVFGSNYAVKESVRNNLGITIVSNLVTSLPVLNNELSVIELGSNYNRHFSYIFPKDITLSKAANIFIDELKIFSNLNSL; encoded by the coding sequence TTGTTTGAGGAATTAAAAACATTTGTGGCTGTCGTTGAATATAAAAATTTTACTAAAGCTGGTGAATACTTAAACTTATCACAGCCAAGTGTAAGTAAACACATTAAAAATCTAGAAAATTATTTTAAAGTCGTGCTTATAAATAGGTCTATTAAACAGAAGACTATTTTTATAACAGAAAGTGGACAAATATTGTATAAAAGAGCTAAAGAAATATTAAATCTTTTAAATATTACTTATCATGATGTAAGCCAAGTTTCAGATGCTATAACTGGACACTTAAAGATTGGTGCAAGTTTAACTATAGGAGAGTATATTTTACCTAATTTTCTAGCATTATTTTCACAAAAGTATCCTGACATAGACGTAGAAATTTTCATAGAAAATACATCAATTGTATCTTCTCATGTTAAGGATTATATTCTAGATATTGGTCTTATTGAAGGCACTTGTTCTTCTCCTTCATTTATTCAAGAATATTTTTTTGAAGATAAGATGGTTCTGGCACTTCCGTACAATAGCCCTTTGTTAAAAGACTTTAGTTTTGATAAACTCCAAGACCAGAAATGGATAGTTAGAGAGGATGGCTCTGGGACTAGAGATTATTTAGATATGTTTTTAAGTGTTAAAGAAATTATTCCAAAAAGTATGATGGTTTTTGGAAGTAACTATGCTGTCAAGGAATCTGTTAGAAATAATTTAGGAATTACAATAGTCTCTAATCTAGTGACAAGCTTACCTGTTTTAAACAATGAGCTGTCTGTCATAGAGCTCGGAAGCAACTACAACAGACATTTCTCATATATATTTCCAAAAGATATAACTTTATCAAAAGCAGCAAATATTTTTATTGATGAGTTAAAAATATTTAGTAATTTAAACAGTTTATAA
- a CDS encoding dihydroorotate dehydrogenase electron transfer subunit produces the protein MYKILENIYIGEDMYRMKVKGNFEGKMGQFYMLRAWDTYPVLSRPISIHDIDEEGITFLYKVVGEGTQILSNLKVNDTIKLEGPYGNGYTKVDGKVALVGGGIGVAPLYLVAKNIKNCDAYLGFREDVILEDEYKQVCNEVYTTVGNTFVTDIIDVEKYDYILTCGPTPMMEKLVKMVDGTKTRIMVSLENHMACGVGACLVCTCKTNEGNKKTCKDGPVFWGEDVIFNG, from the coding sequence ATGTATAAAATTCTAGAAAATATATATATAGGCGAAGATATGTATAGAATGAAAGTAAAAGGTAACTTTGAAGGTAAAATGGGACAATTCTATATGCTAAGAGCATGGGATACTTATCCAGTACTTTCAAGACCTATAAGTATACATGATATAGATGAAGAAGGAATAACTTTTCTTTATAAAGTAGTGGGAGAAGGAACTCAAATTTTGAGTAACTTAAAAGTAAATGATACTATAAAGTTAGAAGGACCTTATGGTAATGGATATACTAAGGTTGATGGAAAGGTAGCTCTAGTAGGAGGCGGAATCGGTGTAGCTCCACTATATTTAGTTGCTAAAAATATAAAAAACTGTGATGCATATCTTGGATTTAGAGAAGATGTTATATTAGAAGATGAATATAAGCAAGTATGTAATGAAGTCTATACAACAGTAGGAAATACTTTTGTAACAGATATAATTGATGTGGAGAAATATGATTATATATTAACATGTGGTCCAACTCCAATGATGGAGAAATTGGTTAAGATGGTAGACGGTACTAAAACGAGAATTATGGTATCTCTTGAGAACCATATGGCATGTGGAGTAGGTGCTTGTTTAGTGTGTACGTGTAAAACTAATGAGGGAAATAAAAAGACTTGTAAAGATGGGCCGGTGTTCTGGGGAGAGGACGTGATTTTTAATGGGTAA
- a CDS encoding orotate phosphoribosyltransferase, whose amino-acid sequence MSKVDVVDILKKSDALLEGHFLLSSGKHSNRYVQCAKVLRFPEYAAEVLSTVVEQIKDLDIDLVVGPAMGGVIVSYELGRQLGKEAVFTERKDNTMELRRGFEVKKGAKIIIAEDVVTTGKSTIETKRVLEALGGEVIGVACIADRTNHDIGMPIYSAIKLDIQVYESDECPLCKEGKLPVVKPGSREFKELGM is encoded by the coding sequence ATGAGTAAAGTAGATGTAGTAGATATATTAAAGAAAAGTGATGCATTATTAGAGGGACATTTTTTACTATCTTCAGGAAAACACAGCAATAGATATGTACAATGTGCAAAAGTATTAAGATTCCCAGAATATGCTGCTGAGGTATTAAGCACAGTTGTTGAACAAATAAAAGATTTAGATATAGACTTAGTAGTGGGACCAGCTATGGGTGGAGTAATAGTTTCTTACGAGCTAGGAAGACAGTTAGGGAAAGAAGCTGTATTTACTGAGAGAAAAGACAATACAATGGAATTAAGAAGAGGATTTGAAGTTAAAAAAGGTGCAAAAATAATAATTGCTGAAGATGTTGTAACTACTGGTAAATCAACTATAGAGACAAAAAGAGTATTGGAAGCATTAGGCGGAGAAGTTATAGGTGTTGCATGTATAGCAGACAGAACTAATCATGATATAGGCATGCCTATATATAGTGCTATAAAACTTGATATACAAGTTTATGAATCTGATGAGTGTCCTTTATGTAAAGAAGGAAAATTACCAGTTGTTAAACCTGGAAGTAGAGAATTTAAAGAATTAGGAATGTAA
- a CDS encoding peptidase M56: MVDLILNGLFRTVIVSSLCILLILIFKKSIFKRFSKKFNYYIWLIVVIKLLLPFTYYTLTMNVFRNKENINIDNINLEYFNKAPTSYNSILLYIWICTVIIYLLYTIFKYIKLKNLINDLSYDVDDEEIVNLYKNILKEFNITKEIKLKYSYEVETPAFFNSCVLLPPYDYKLKELDWIFRHELMHFKSRDLYLKYIILFLEIVYWFNPFIYIMDKHIDLDCELYCDERVLKNRNSEEKKDYALTILNAMRKGSNTSNKFIAGLHKQSDIKKRVMNMFNEKYKNGILMALTLCLLSSITFLKVNSTSIINFNILPKYDMSKLHLFRGTVSLLEFTYADAPEKVREKYKRNYEVVGLTPKDSDKLSFVVHYYDKLSIGVK; the protein is encoded by the coding sequence ATGGTTGATTTAATTTTGAACGGACTTTTTAGAACGGTTATAGTAAGTAGTTTATGTATTCTTTTAATATTAATTTTTAAGAAAAGCATATTTAAAAGATTTAGTAAAAAATTTAACTATTATATATGGCTAATAGTAGTTATTAAATTATTATTACCATTTACGTACTATACTCTTACTATGAATGTTTTTAGAAACAAAGAAAATATAAATATTGACAATATTAATTTGGAGTATTTTAATAAAGCACCAACTTCATATAATAGCATTTTATTGTATATTTGGATTTGTACTGTGATAATATATTTACTTTATACTATATTTAAATATATAAAACTTAAAAATTTAATAAATGACTTATCTTATGATGTTGATGATGAAGAGATTGTAAATCTTTATAAAAATATATTGAAAGAATTTAATATAACAAAAGAGATAAAACTCAAATACTCTTATGAAGTTGAAACACCAGCGTTTTTTAATTCATGTGTGCTTTTGCCACCATATGATTATAAATTGAAAGAACTAGATTGGATTTTTAGACATGAGCTTATGCATTTTAAGAGTAGAGACCTTTATTTAAAATATATAATCCTGTTTTTAGAAATAGTATATTGGTTTAATCCATTTATATATATAATGGATAAACATATAGATTTAGATTGTGAACTTTATTGTGATGAAAGAGTTTTAAAAAATCGAAATTCAGAGGAAAAAAAGGATTATGCTTTAACAATTCTAAATGCAATGAGAAAAGGTTCAAATACTTCAAATAAATTTATAGCTGGACTCCATAAGCAATCTGACATTAAAAAGAGAGTGATGAATATGTTTAATGAAAAGTATAAGAATGGTATATTAATGGCACTAACTTTATGTTTATTGTCTTCTATTACTTTTTTGAAGGTCAATTCAACTAGTATTATTAATTTTAATATATTACCTAAATATGATATGTCTAAGCTACATCTTTTTAGAGGAACAGTTTCACTTCTAGAATTTACATATGCAGATGCTCCCGAAAAAGTGAGAGAAAAATATAAAAGAAATTATGAAGTAGTGGGGTTGACTCCTAAAGATTCTGATAAGTTAAGTTTTGTTGTACACTATTATGATAAACTATCCATAGGAGTTAAGTAA
- a CDS encoding C40 family peptidase — MKKKILIPVFASVMALSVSSIVNADEINDSSQNKDDKTNTELNLGEYKEVKYKVAKIKDGVAIKIREEGQVQNIAYSGDEFTVLGIQGEWVKVKVEDGEGWLATRYVDISEGVGYTNADKVNLRKDKSESSEVIEELEKGSSLLVLEEKGDWLKVKDGETEGYVKSSYISDKAPVIEEPQVNPIVNQSGDSTNDNKQNNVNDNQQSNDNQQSNVNDSQQNNSLNVPTANSNAVQAVLNLAYSKQGCPYVWGAEGPNTFDCSGFTQYVYKNAVGKKIPRTSKAQSKYGQTVSKANLQPGDLVFFTTNGSGSVSHVGIYVGGGNMIHSPSTGKTVSVTSINSSYYTARFVTAKRIL; from the coding sequence GTGAAGAAAAAGATATTAATACCAGTATTTGCATCAGTTATGGCATTATCAGTAAGTTCAATTGTAAATGCGGATGAAATAAATGATTCATCTCAAAATAAGGATGATAAAACAAATACTGAGTTAAACTTAGGCGAATATAAAGAAGTAAAATATAAAGTTGCAAAAATAAAAGATGGAGTGGCTATAAAGATAAGAGAAGAAGGTCAAGTTCAAAACATAGCTTACTCTGGAGACGAATTTACTGTTTTAGGAATTCAAGGGGAATGGGTTAAGGTTAAAGTTGAAGATGGCGAAGGTTGGTTAGCTACTAGATATGTAGATATATCTGAAGGTGTAGGATATACTAATGCTGATAAAGTAAACTTAAGAAAAGATAAGAGTGAAAGTTCAGAAGTAATTGAAGAGCTGGAAAAAGGAAGCTCTTTATTGGTGTTGGAGGAAAAAGGAGATTGGTTAAAAGTTAAAGATGGAGAAACAGAAGGATATGTAAAATCATCTTATATATCTGATAAAGCTCCAGTAATAGAAGAGCCACAAGTAAACCCAATTGTTAATCAAAGTGGAGATTCTACAAATGATAATAAACAAAACAATGTAAATGATAATCAACAAAGCAATGATAATCAACAAAGTAATGTAAATGATAGTCAACAAAATAATAGTTTAAATGTACCAACGGCTAACTCTAATGCAGTTCAAGCTGTACTTAACTTGGCATATTCTAAGCAAGGTTGTCCATATGTTTGGGGAGCAGAAGGACCAAACACTTTTGATTGCTCTGGATTTACACAATATGTGTATAAAAATGCAGTAGGAAAGAAAATACCAAGAACATCTAAAGCACAATCTAAATATGGACAAACTGTAAGTAAAGCAAATTTACAACCAGGAGACTTAGTATTCTTCACAACCAATGGTTCTGGTTCTGTTAGTCATGTTGGAATATATGTAGGTGGAGGTAATATGATACATTCACCATCAACAGGAAAAACAGTTAGTGTAACTAGTATAAATTCATCATACTATACAGCGAGATTTGTTACAGCAAAAAGAATATTATAA
- the pyrB gene encoding aspartate carbamoyltransferase — MLKSRNLIQPEDFSIEEIDEILELAQKIIDNPSKYSRICEGKLLATLFYEPSTRTRLSFESAMNRLGGRVVGFSEPSSSSASKGETLGDTMRIVSGYVDIIAMRHPQSGAALEASRFTEVPFINAGDGKNQHPTQTLTDLLTIKSLKGTLESHTIGLCGDLKYGRTVHSLVKAMARYKNTKFVFIAPDELKMPDYIKEAIKGHAYYETNNLDDVIGSLDVLYMTRVQQERFEDKSEYERLKNYYILNKAKLEKASKDMLVMHPLPRVNEIDIDVDDDDRAVYFKQAKYGMYVRMALIIKLLGINED, encoded by the coding sequence ATGTTAAAATCAAGAAATTTAATCCAACCAGAAGACTTTTCAATAGAAGAAATAGACGAAATATTAGAATTAGCTCAAAAAATAATTGACAATCCGTCAAAATATTCTCGTATATGTGAAGGTAAGCTATTAGCTACATTATTTTATGAACCATCAACAAGAACAAGATTAAGCTTTGAATCTGCAATGAACAGGCTAGGAGGTCGTGTTGTAGGTTTTTCAGAGCCAAGCTCATCCTCTGCATCAAAAGGTGAAACTTTGGGTGATACAATGAGAATAGTATCTGGTTATGTTGATATAATAGCTATGAGACATCCTCAATCAGGTGCGGCATTAGAAGCATCAAGATTTACAGAAGTGCCATTTATCAATGCAGGAGATGGTAAAAATCAGCATCCAACCCAAACACTTACAGATTTACTTACTATAAAATCATTAAAAGGAACTTTAGAAAGCCACACAATAGGATTATGTGGTGATTTAAAATATGGAAGAACTGTGCATTCTTTGGTTAAGGCTATGGCAAGATATAAAAATACAAAGTTTGTATTTATAGCACCTGATGAATTAAAAATGCCAGATTATATAAAAGAAGCTATAAAGGGACATGCATATTATGAAACTAATAATTTAGATGATGTTATAGGAAGCTTGGATGTTTTATATATGACTAGAGTTCAACAAGAAAGATTTGAGGACAAATCAGAGTATGAAAGACTTAAAAACTATTATATTTTAAATAAAGCTAAATTGGAAAAAGCATCTAAAGATATGTTAGTAATGCATCCATTACCAAGAGTAAATGAAATAGACATAGATGTAGATGATGATGATAGAGCTGTATATTTTAAGCAAGCTAAATATGGAATGTATGTTAGAATGGCTTTAATAATAAAGCTTTTAGGCATAAATGAAGACTAA
- a CDS encoding class I SAM-dependent methyltransferase has protein sequence MNITKNFLKDYLERFGEVPFLVRLKNEEEFLIGDGSPQFKVIINNDIKKSELLKSTSLALGEAYINRDIEVEGDLFLTLNLLLKQIDKFNIDNSAVKHLLHSSNSMRHQKKEIHAHYDIGNDFYSLWLDKTLSYSCAYFRNDNDTLYEAQVNKVHHILTKLNLEEGMSLLDIGCGWGFLLIEAAKKYKIHGVGITLSEEQFKEFNTRIKEENLQDYLEVKLMDYRELKKSNLMFDRVVSVGMLEHVGRENYELFIKNVNAVLKDSGLFLLHYISGLNESYGDPWIKKYIFPGGVIPSLREMIHICSNYKYHTIDVESLRLHYVKTLLYWQKNFYENLPKIKEMFDDKFIRMWDLYLCSCAAAFNTGIIDIHQILFTKGIKNDLPLTREYMYPCSK, from the coding sequence ATGAATATTACAAAAAATTTTCTAAAAGACTATTTGGAAAGATTTGGTGAAGTACCATTTCTAGTTAGGCTTAAAAATGAGGAAGAATTTCTAATTGGAGATGGATCCCCTCAGTTTAAAGTTATTATAAACAATGATATTAAAAAATCTGAACTACTAAAAAGTACATCTTTAGCACTTGGAGAAGCCTACATAAATAGAGATATTGAAGTTGAAGGGGATTTATTCTTAACTTTGAATCTACTTTTAAAACAAATAGACAAATTCAATATTGATAATTCAGCTGTAAAACATCTATTGCACTCATCAAATTCAATGAGGCACCAAAAGAAGGAAATACATGCCCACTATGATATTGGTAACGATTTTTATAGCTTATGGCTAGACAAGACACTTAGTTATTCTTGTGCATATTTTAGAAATGATAATGATACTCTTTATGAGGCTCAGGTCAATAAGGTTCACCACATATTAACAAAACTAAATCTAGAGGAAGGTATGAGCCTTCTTGATATTGGTTGTGGCTGGGGGTTCTTACTAATAGAAGCTGCAAAAAAATACAAAATTCATGGAGTTGGAATTACACTTAGTGAAGAGCAGTTTAAGGAATTTAACACAAGAATCAAAGAAGAGAATCTTCAGGATTACCTTGAGGTAAAACTTATGGACTATAGAGAACTAAAAAAATCAAACCTTATGTTTGATAGAGTTGTAAGCGTTGGGATGCTTGAACATGTTGGTAGGGAAAACTATGAACTTTTCATTAAAAATGTAAACGCTGTTCTAAAAGATAGCGGATTATTTTTACTTCACTATATAAGTGGGCTGAATGAATCTTATGGAGACCCTTGGATAAAAAAATATATTTTCCCAGGAGGAGTTATTCCTAGTCTAAGAGAAATGATACATATTTGTAGCAATTACAAATATCATACTATAGATGTGGAAAGCCTAAGATTACATTATGTAAAAACTTTACTGTACTGGCAAAAGAACTTCTATGAGAATCTTCCAAAGATTAAAGAAATGTTTGATGATAAGTTTATAAGAATGTGGGATTTATACCTTTGCTCTTGTGCTGCTGCTTTCAACACTGGTATTATAGATATTCATCAAATACTTTTCACTAAAGGTATAAAAAATGATTTACCTCTAACTAGAGAGTACATGTATCCTTGTTCAAAATAA
- a CDS encoding ATP-binding protein codes for MEVYALVGSSGTGKSFKALEFAYENDIEYIIDDGILIYKNKVLAGISAKQANTTIEAVKRAIFYNLSHRQEVRETIKKENIRRILIIGTSKKMVNQIVDRLSIGRVYKFVNIQEISTKYEIEIAKQSRKEGNHVIPVPTVEIKSMASGLSINPLKRLFKKENNRNTVVLEKTIIRPTFSYIGKVYISADVIKQIIEYEVYNFGNIDRINKINIENCNNFMNIFVSININDLEIIKKVEDMQQIIKKSIEKMTLVNVQKIDINIHKIKKINFPPC; via the coding sequence ATGGAAGTATATGCTTTGGTTGGGTCAAGTGGCACAGGGAAGAGCTTTAAGGCTTTAGAGTTCGCATATGAAAATGATATAGAATATATAATCGATGATGGAATTTTGATATACAAAAACAAGGTTTTAGCTGGTATATCAGCAAAACAAGCAAATACTACTATAGAAGCAGTTAAAAGGGCTATTTTTTATAATTTGAGTCATAGACAAGAAGTTAGAGAAACAATTAAAAAGGAAAATATAAGAAGAATTCTTATTATTGGGACATCAAAAAAAATGGTTAATCAAATTGTGGATAGATTATCAATTGGAAGAGTTTATAAGTTTGTAAATATCCAAGAGATAAGTACTAAATATGAAATAGAAATAGCAAAGCAATCTAGAAAAGAAGGAAATCATGTAATTCCTGTTCCAACAGTTGAAATAAAAAGTATGGCAAGTGGTCTTAGTATAAATCCATTGAAGAGGCTTTTTAAAAAAGAGAATAATAGGAATACGGTAGTTTTAGAAAAAACAATTATAAGACCAACTTTTAGTTATATCGGAAAAGTTTATATTAGTGCTGATGTAATTAAACAGATTATTGAATATGAAGTATACAACTTTGGAAACATTGATAGAATAAATAAAATCAATATAGAGAATTGTAATAATTTTATGAATATTTTTGTAAGTATAAATATCAATGATTTAGAAATTATAAAAAAAGTTGAAGACATGCAACAAATAATAAAAAAGTCTATTGAGAAAATGACTTTAGTTAATGTACAAAAAATAGATATTAACATTCATAAAATTAAAAAAATAAACTTCCCCCCATGTTAA